A region of Lepeophtheirus salmonis chromosome 13, UVic_Lsal_1.4, whole genome shotgun sequence DNA encodes the following proteins:
- the LOC121127654 gene encoding uncharacterized protein, whose protein sequence is MKITFPGKDAEFTYNPFPTIAVWAAIRFIHRQKPDAKHNAFAFLPLISDPSDKEKNTLFHDLSIDELVYTQKNVYHPPLFACIMRQHGVSRKLECHGFVCDTKEDAISIAADLFKCLMSSVEIQTKKPKRRNSTVSSKSSSISVVSSRLRKNRSLRQSKRINNSIARRKLQEKESGIKGDIYTKVAMPRSRSFMNVNGQYNLQDLFKELRDKEGIESVDDVLRLVISPHGMSFNKIPPMYRDLLMKLVMSMSKDEIFIRSKNIMMEELKKSKKKKKGFLLGKRKKSTSIKAKDLDKELKKLTIGNPVPIDLDQIQKFPPSKAIDLNLIKKTQERSVFINAKPIQSSSNSSSSSTKKMSSTNNKLSLSNSRRISSGESEYKSCSECGYTSVCGTLCSCSSMEESSSLPSASRKSNSNPSSNCTCKDCDESLSIYCSSCTSVHSDDEEDDEKMSMDSVVDKDWSKKKLSSSSNASSSSSPGKSDELFVNSSTYTEFETEDSHGKTMSSDSLSSSSSSYSSSHCDSLSGEHPQKLHRKSDGSVIYKGPRPAYSESNMQNSLGYLP, encoded by the exons ATGAAAATTACATTTCCTGGAAAGGACGCTGAATTTACTTATAACCCATTTCCTACGATTGCTGTCTGGGCTGCTATTCGTTTTATTCATCGTCAAAAGCCTGATGCAAAACATAATGCCTTTGCATTTTTGCCACTTATCTCAGATCCCAGTGACAAGGAAAAGAACACACTTTTCCATGATTTGTCAATAGATGAATTAGTTTATACTCAAAAGAATGTATATCACCCTCCACTATTTGCTTGTATCATGAGACAGCACGGAGTTTCACGTAAATTGGAATGTCATGGCTTTGTCTGTGACACAAAAGAAGATGCAATTTCCATCGCAGCGGATCTTTTCAAGTGTTTGATGAGCTCTGTGGAAATTCAAACTAAAAAACCAAAACGAAGAAACTCCACGGTTTCATCAAAGTCCTCATCGATTTCCGTGGTTTCCTCCCGACTAAGGAAAAATCGATCATTGAGACAATCAAAACGCATTAACAACTCCATTGCACGACGTAAGCTTCAAGAAAAGGAATCTGGGATCAAAGGtgatatttatacaaaagtgGCAATGCCTCGCAGTCGAAGTTTTATGAATGTGAATGGACAGTACAATCTACAAGACTTATTCAAAGAGCTCCGAGATAAAGAAGGAATAGAGAGTGTAGATGATGTTCTTCGACTCGTCATTAGTCCCCATGGAATGTCGTTTAACAAAATACCCCCCATGTACAGGGATTTACTCATGAAACTCGTCATGTCCATGTCCAAAGATGAAATattcattcgttcaaaaaatatcatgatgGAGGAATTGAAAAAgtctaaaaagaagaaaaaaggattcCTTCTCGGAAAACGCAAGAAATCTACATCCATTAAAGCCAAGGATTTGGATAAAGAGTTGAAGAAACTCACAATTGGAAATCCAGTTCCCATCGACTTGGATCAAATACAAAAGTTTCCCCCCTCAAAAGCCATAGACTTGAACCTTATCAAAAAAACTCAGGAACGCTCTGTTTTTATCAACGCCAAGCCCATTCAATCCTCATCCAACTCCTCTTCCAGTTCCACTAAAAAAATGTCCAGCACCAATAATAAGCTATCCTTATCAAACTCTCGTAGAATATCCTCTGGAGAATCAGAATATAAATCTTGTAGTGAGTGTGGATATACCAGTGTATGTGGAACTCTTTGCTCCTGCTCAAGCATGGAAGAATCCTCCTCACTTCCATCTGCATCAAG aaaatcaaattcaaatccATCATCAAACTGTACATGCAAGGATTGTGATGAGAGTTTATCGATATATTGTTCATCCTGCACATCCGTTCACTCTGATGATGAGGAGGATGATGAAAAAATGTCAATGGACTCCGTAGTCGATAAGGACTGGTCTAAGAAGAAACTCTCTTCTAGCTCGAACGCCTCTTCCTCCTCATCTCCCGGTAAAAGTGACGAACTATTTGTTAACTCTTCCACTTATACAGAGTTTGAAACTGAGGATTCCCACGGTAAAACCATGTCCTCCGACAGCCTCTCATCCTCTTCTTCCTCCTACTCCTCCAGCCACTGCGACTCTCTCTCTGGGGAGCATCCACAGAAATTACATCGAAAGAGTGATGGTTCTGTCATTTATAAAGGCCCCAGACCTGCATATTCGGAGAGCAATATGCAAAACTCATTGGGGTATCTGCCATAA
- the LOC121127655 gene encoding uncharacterized protein — MMNGALRSTSKLLLSNASPLHNVGLRGAAQAATSQEGVTGLRTDKVKTFAIYRWNPDNPGEKPKVQEYKVNLSDCGPMVLDALIKIKNEIDPTLTFRRSCREGICGSCSMNIGGVNTLACITKIDPNPAKAIKIYPLPHMYVVKDLVPDMNNFYEQYRSIQPWLQREDESSTSEGNLQILQSVEDRAKLDGLYECILCACCSTSCPSYWWNGDRYLGPAVLMQAYRWMIDSRDSATHERMDKLRDPFSVYRCHTIMNCTKTCPKGLNPGKAIAEIKKLLGGVADKGKPGLDGTAPITQASS; from the exons atgatgAACGGAGCTCTTCGAAGTACATCCAAATTGTTGTTGTCCAATGCGAGTCCTCTTCATAATGTTGGC CTGAGAGGCGCTGCCCAAGCCGCTACTTCCCAGGAAGGAGTAACTGGCCTAAGGACGGACAAAGTAAAAACCTTTGCCATTTACCGATGGAACCCTGATAACCCTGGAGAGAAGCCCAAGGTGCAAGAATACAAGGTGAATCTAAGTGACTGTGGCCCCATGGTTCTTGATGctctcattaaaataaaaaacgaaattgaCCCAACCCTCACATTTCGTCGCTCTTGTCGTGAAGGGATTTGTGGTTCCTGCTCCATGAACATTGGTGGTGTCAACACCCTTGCCTGTATTACCAAAATTGATCCCAATCCGGCTAAAGCCATCAAAATCTACCCTTTGCCTCATATGTACGTTGTTAAAGACCTCGTTCCTGATATGAACAACTTCTACGAACAGTATCGTTCCATTCAACCCTGGCTCCAACGTGAGGATGAGAGCTCTACTTCAGAGGGAAATCTTCAAATACTTCAATCTGTTGAAGACAGAGCCAAGCTTGATGGTCTTTACGAATGCATTCTTTGTGCATGTTGTTCCACGTCTTGTCCATCTTACTGGTGGAATGGAGATCGCTACTTGGGACCTGCTGTTCTTATGCAAGCTTACAGGTGGATGATTGATTCAAGAGATAGTGCAACCCATGAGAGAATGGACAAACTCAGAGATCCTTTCTCGGTCTACAGATGCCATACCATTATGAATTGCACTAAGACGTGTCCTAAG GGATTAAATCCCGGTAAGGCCATTGCTGAAATTAAAAAGCTCCTTGGAGGTGTTGCAGATAAAGGAAAACCTGGATTGGATGGAACTGCACCAATTACGCAAGCCAGTAGCTAA